The Devosia sp. MC521 genome has a segment encoding these proteins:
- a CDS encoding HNH endonuclease, which produces MIKVLKPRLSSLPPKLKTTREIRDKRYSADATVRSWYHSARWQKLREAVLIRDLYTCQHTGVILTTGRTEPSAAVVHHKTPHKGDEHLFWDISNLEAVSKEWHDSEAQKEERRQP; this is translated from the coding sequence GTGATCAAGGTACTAAAGCCTCGGCTGTCCTCGCTCCCTCCCAAGCTTAAAACCACAAGAGAGATCAGAGACAAGCGCTACAGCGCCGATGCTACAGTACGCAGCTGGTATCACTCCGCTCGCTGGCAGAAGCTCCGAGAGGCTGTGCTTATCCGTGATCTCTACACCTGCCAGCACACAGGCGTGATCCTAACTACTGGTAGGACAGAGCCGAGCGCTGCGGTCGTGCACCACAAGACCCCGCACAAGGGTGATGAGCATCTGTTCTGGGACATCAGCAACCTCGAAGCAGTGTCGAAGGAGTGGCACGACAGCGAGGCGCAGAAGGAAGAGCGGAGGCAGCCATAG
- a CDS encoding terminase large subunit — protein sequence MPNWSTACLDWETRIVSQRSLIPFAPLFQSEAEHALEVFKSLRVVDLPGQPTFGEVSDQWVFDFVAAIFGANDPETGKQLITEFFLLISKKNTKSTIAAAIMLTALIVNWRANEEILILAPTIEVAQNAYKPAAAMVRADPELDANAGVNGFLHVQDHLRTITHLSNKAALKVVAADTDTVSGKKAGRIFIDELWVFGKRPNADAMLREATGGLVSRPEGFVIYASTQSDEPPAGVFKSKLDYARQVRDGQVVDPQFLPVLYEFPEQMLKDKAYEEASNFYVTNPNLGRSVSQQWLEREFIKEKTGEGSGLQTFLAKHLNVEIGLNLRANRWPGADHWAAAKDTELGSLGHYEALERLLERSEVAVVGIDGGGLDDLFGLSVLGREPAEIEVEFEIDGVKSTRRMKRWLSWSHAWCHKGLFKLRPKLVTRLETLQAARELTVLDDPLGDVATIIEHITRIKDMGLLGGVAVDASGLGEMEDALDEIEVTQEAGLLVAAPQGGWMMSSIKGAERRLASGLLKHSGGPLMNWCVPNLKIEPTATGIRATKQSAGDAKIDPAMAMFNAVTLMSRNPAAKGGPSIYETRGLRMI from the coding sequence ATGCCAAATTGGAGCACTGCCTGCCTTGACTGGGAGACACGAATTGTCTCCCAGCGATCGCTGATACCGTTCGCCCCGCTGTTCCAAAGCGAGGCTGAACACGCGCTGGAGGTCTTCAAATCTCTGCGTGTCGTCGATCTGCCCGGGCAGCCGACGTTCGGCGAGGTCAGCGACCAGTGGGTATTCGACTTCGTTGCAGCCATCTTCGGCGCCAACGATCCGGAAACAGGCAAGCAGCTCATCACCGAGTTCTTCCTGCTGATCAGTAAGAAGAACACAAAATCCACGATCGCTGCGGCGATCATGTTGACGGCCCTAATCGTAAATTGGCGAGCTAATGAGGAAATCCTCATCTTGGCGCCGACGATCGAGGTTGCGCAGAACGCTTACAAGCCAGCGGCCGCAATGGTGCGCGCGGATCCTGAGTTAGATGCTAACGCTGGCGTGAATGGTTTCCTGCACGTTCAAGACCATCTTCGGACCATCACGCACTTGAGCAACAAGGCCGCGCTGAAAGTCGTCGCAGCTGATACAGATACGGTTTCCGGAAAAAAGGCCGGCCGCATCTTCATCGACGAGCTTTGGGTCTTCGGAAAGCGGCCCAATGCCGATGCAATGCTGCGAGAGGCGACGGGTGGGTTGGTTTCGCGGCCTGAAGGCTTTGTAATTTACGCTTCAACGCAGAGCGACGAGCCGCCAGCGGGCGTTTTCAAGTCGAAGCTCGACTATGCTCGCCAAGTGCGAGACGGGCAGGTTGTCGATCCTCAGTTTTTGCCGGTGCTCTACGAATTCCCAGAGCAGATGCTCAAGGACAAGGCCTACGAGGAAGCGTCCAATTTTTATGTGACCAACCCCAATCTGGGGAGGTCAGTTAGCCAGCAGTGGCTTGAGCGCGAGTTCATCAAGGAGAAAACAGGCGAGGGCAGTGGCCTCCAAACCTTTCTCGCCAAGCATCTCAACGTCGAAATCGGTCTCAACCTGCGGGCAAACCGCTGGCCCGGTGCGGATCACTGGGCGGCAGCGAAGGACACGGAGCTTGGCTCGCTTGGTCATTACGAAGCGCTTGAGCGGTTGCTTGAGAGAAGCGAAGTGGCCGTGGTGGGTATCGACGGCGGTGGGCTTGATGACCTTTTCGGGCTTTCAGTCCTTGGCCGAGAGCCTGCCGAGATCGAAGTCGAGTTTGAAATCGACGGGGTGAAGTCTACTCGGCGAATGAAGCGTTGGCTAAGCTGGTCGCATGCCTGGTGCCACAAGGGTCTATTCAAGCTCCGGCCGAAACTGGTCACGCGGCTCGAAACGCTGCAGGCAGCGCGCGAACTGACGGTGCTGGATGATCCACTCGGCGACGTCGCTACGATCATCGAGCATATTACTCGTATCAAAGACATGGGATTGCTTGGTGGTGTGGCAGTTGACGCTTCCGGCTTAGGCGAAATGGAAGATGCCCTCGACGAGATCGAGGTCACTCAGGAAGCTGGCCTTTTAGTTGCTGCGCCCCAAGGTGGCTGGATGATGAGCAGTATCAAGGGCGCTGAACGTCGCCTTGCATCTGGGCTGCTCAAACATTCCGGCGGCCCGCTGATGAACTGGTGTGTGCCAAACCTGAAGATCGAGCCAACTGCGACCGGCATCCGGGCGACAAAGCAATCTGCCGGTGACGCGAAAATTGATCCGGCCATGGCGATGTTTAATGCGGTGACGCTGATGTCCCGCAACCCG